One Candidatus Woesearchaeota archaeon DNA segment encodes these proteins:
- a CDS encoding S8 family serine peptidase, producing MLILLGASFASADDLIPVIVYYKDVQPDAVKGMRVAHVRAPPQTVSALQINDQIQSRRDFKSVPGFTAMVTADAYRELMDDPDVEVHRSGTFHILLSDSVPQINADEVWALQESGQDITGAGYSVCVIDTGVQDDHPDLAGKVIAQKCYCSDDCCQGNNESVNASDDNGHGTHVAGIIAADGNLKGVAPGASIVAVKVMDSSGIGEGTDIALGIDWCVSNIDLYNITVISMSLGDDCAPNLGLFDYNIDAAHAANISLVAAAGNIDAFDNCDASSMTYPACAENVVSVGSVDEDNLISSFTCRDISLDLFAPGRIINSTYLTNNYQEMNGTSMSAPHVSAALALMSQYYGLKYGMALTPDEKEDILKNTGVPVFDSANSMSFPRIDVLAAVAYYQPIVSLVSPDGIPLAQDNISLFFNISDSDSDYVNCSLYINGTLNETLEFFPGPNNFVFDGADGYYSWNISCTDEYNDTGYSGTFEFGKDTSIPVVFDLEVFPSSWTNSPLFTFTWEATDMSNISRYYYKFYEAPTSDTDGSMTYMKNLTHNESTAGNHSFYVWAEDILGNIDYNAAVSIIYYFDDVLPDIFLDALGTSYNAPISTSTANITYNVTDLSPEKIWYEFNGRTDLDLEGWTPIPGLFAGRNMIQFFANDSAGNIGSEDITIFANIEIDVNQTLQDLTDASGALGIILTEHDDSAALDGTMLVNGTYDMYIDINVSQIITVLINNFDGLAASWSNDFVINTSDQELNDSLLAAGKEPQLILSFDNFEDFLLDDAYTGNLSVNKSLQPFDFIDYCTNDTECDPLDLCSVDPAPCYTSTGDITSVRFDHLSSIVFYDDSIVGNVTWVSPNSTVYTGTNVGMAFTIGEDVYANYTLDEGPVLRLNSGNPARSFSAVLDGTFMNTTFANGILENGPHNITLYLVDLYDNANSTTYPFTVNDTQSPVLVIFPPDDHEMDVDEDNTTDLRINFTSNEYSNVSYKLNCTFPSHNSAGTIASRALSGSVTKNNLKPGSYDLTITAVDMLGHSRIYSYEFDLEEPSCVDNDGDDWGSANILWCEYTSKKDCDDNDDDINPGDTESGTDECSDGEDNDCDGDTDKQDSGCKTTSSSGGGGGGGSSGLPSDKKEQIFSKILADTWEDMTFSSNDMAYTKVEFKPNKELSNVALRVFSYNGAPDGVAPLKNAYQYLFMKTTNFDDDDLTETQITFRVKKSWVPSDHKPEDISLFRMVDDEWVGLDTSQFSSDAYYYHYSAAPPGFSYFCIAGKQDDPPAAAVALKSDGNDSDVGASSNATANSSMNNVSGNAVRDGWHLSWPGFTFKPITWMIVFLVLIVVGILSYFVYEQKMTPKDEKEFKNRDLSSKISIRETTVPPKKLQAYVDFQLARGHTPSKIRDVLVDAGWGKDLVIKAIKQSPDYKVSMPKSYEEVIQKHDQFKKLKK from the coding sequence ATGCTTATCCTATTAGGTGCCTCATTTGCCTCTGCAGATGACCTTATCCCAGTCATTGTCTATTATAAAGATGTCCAGCCAGATGCAGTCAAGGGAATGAGAGTGGCTCATGTGAGGGCTCCTCCACAGACTGTTTCTGCTCTGCAGATCAATGACCAGATCCAGTCAAGGCGTGACTTCAAGTCTGTTCCTGGCTTCACTGCCATGGTCACAGCGGATGCTTATCGGGAGCTCATGGATGACCCCGATGTTGAAGTTCATAGGTCTGGCACATTCCATATACTGCTTTCAGATTCAGTGCCTCAGATAAATGCTGATGAGGTCTGGGCTCTTCAGGAATCTGGCCAGGACATAACGGGCGCTGGCTATTCCGTGTGTGTCATTGATACAGGTGTCCAGGATGATCATCCTGACCTTGCAGGCAAGGTGATTGCCCAGAAATGCTATTGTTCAGATGATTGCTGTCAGGGAAATAATGAATCAGTTAATGCTTCTGATGATAATGGCCACGGCACCCATGTTGCTGGCATAATCGCCGCAGATGGAAACCTGAAAGGTGTGGCCCCCGGTGCAAGCATTGTGGCAGTCAAGGTTATGGATTCAAGCGGTATAGGTGAAGGAACAGATATTGCCCTGGGAATTGACTGGTGTGTTTCGAATATAGATCTGTATAACATCACAGTGATATCTATGAGCCTTGGTGATGACTGTGCTCCTAACTTAGGTCTTTTTGATTATAATATAGATGCAGCCCATGCTGCCAACATATCTTTGGTTGCAGCTGCGGGGAACATTGATGCTTTTGATAATTGTGATGCTTCATCAATGACCTATCCTGCCTGTGCTGAGAATGTTGTTTCAGTCGGTTCTGTAGATGAAGATAATCTAATTTCATCATTTACTTGCAGAGACATCTCTTTGGATCTTTTTGCACCAGGAAGAATCATAAATTCAACTTATCTAACTAATAATTATCAGGAGATGAACGGCACCTCGATGAGTGCTCCTCATGTCTCTGCAGCATTGGCCTTGATGTCGCAATATTATGGTCTCAAGTATGGCATGGCTCTCACTCCTGATGAGAAAGAGGATATCTTGAAGAATACTGGCGTGCCTGTTTTTGATTCTGCAAACAGCATGAGCTTCCCGAGGATTGATGTCTTGGCTGCTGTAGCATATTATCAGCCTATTGTATCTCTTGTCTCTCCGGATGGGATCCCTCTTGCTCAGGATAATATCAGTCTTTTTTTCAACATTTCAGACAGTGATTCAGATTATGTCAATTGTTCATTATACATTAATGGGACGCTGAATGAGACACTTGAGTTCTTTCCAGGTCCTAATAATTTTGTCTTTGATGGCGCTGATGGTTATTATTCCTGGAACATCTCCTGCACTGACGAATACAATGATACTGGTTATTCCGGGACTTTTGAGTTTGGAAAAGACACCTCAATCCCAGTAGTGTTTGATCTTGAAGTCTTCCCATCATCCTGGACTAACTCTCCGCTCTTCACATTCACCTGGGAAGCGACTGACATGTCAAACATCTCCAGGTATTATTATAAGTTTTATGAGGCCCCGACTTCAGACACAGATGGCAGCATGACTTATATGAAGAATTTGACGCACAATGAGTCAACTGCCGGCAACCATTCATTCTATGTCTGGGCTGAGGATATTCTGGGTAATATTGATTACAATGCAGCTGTAAGCATAATCTATTATTTTGATGATGTGCTTCCGGATATTTTCCTTGATGCTCTCGGAACTTCATATAATGCCCCAATTTCAACCTCAACAGCAAACATAACTTATAATGTCACTGATTTGAGCCCAGAAAAGATTTGGTATGAATTCAATGGCAGGACTGATCTGGATCTTGAAGGTTGGACGCCGATTCCAGGATTATTTGCCGGAAGGAATATGATACAATTCTTTGCTAACGATTCTGCTGGCAACATAGGCTCAGAGGATATAACAATTTTTGCTAATATTGAGATTGATGTCAACCAGACCTTGCAGGATCTGACAGATGCAAGCGGTGCCTTGGGTATAATCCTCACAGAGCATGATGATTCTGCTGCACTGGATGGGACAATGCTGGTCAATGGCACTTATGATATGTATATTGACATTAATGTCAGCCAGATAATAACTGTATTGATAAATAACTTTGACGGATTAGCTGCTTCATGGAGCAATGATTTTGTCATAAACACTTCAGATCAAGAGCTGAATGATTCTTTATTGGCTGCAGGCAAGGAACCACAGCTCATCCTCTCATTCGATAATTTTGAGGATTTCCTCCTAGATGATGCTTATACTGGAAATCTTTCAGTCAATAAGTCCCTCCAGCCTTTCGATTTCATAGATTATTGCACCAATGATACTGAATGTGACCCACTTGATTTGTGCTCAGTTGATCCAGCTCCTTGCTATACAAGCACTGGTGATATAACATCTGTAAGATTTGATCATCTCTCCTCAATTGTATTCTATGATGATAGTATTGTGGGCAATGTGACCTGGGTTTCACCGAACTCTACTGTATACACCGGCACAAATGTGGGCATGGCTTTCACCATCGGCGAGGATGTTTATGCAAACTACACATTGGATGAAGGTCCGGTTCTCAGGCTGAACAGCGGCAATCCGGCAAGGTCATTCTCTGCTGTGCTTGACGGCACTTTCATGAACACAACTTTTGCCAATGGTATCCTGGAGAACGGACCGCATAATATCACACTTTATCTTGTTGACTTGTATGACAACGCCAATTCAACAACCTACCCATTCACAGTCAATGATACCCAAAGTCCCGTGCTTGTCATCTTCCCGCCTGATGATCATGAGATGGATGTTGATGAGGACAACACAACAGATCTTAGGATAAACTTCACATCTAATGAATATTCTAATGTCTCATATAAGCTGAATTGCACTTTTCCTTCGCATAATTCAGCTGGCACAATTGCTTCAAGAGCCCTGTCCGGTTCAGTGACAAAGAACAATCTCAAGCCAGGTTCTTATGATCTTACAATAACCGCAGTGGATATGCTTGGTCATTCTAGGATATACTCCTATGAGTTTGACCTTGAGGAACCATCCTGTGTTGACAATGATGGTGATGACTGGGGTTCTGCGAACATACTTTGGTGCGAATACACATCGAAGAAGGACTGCGATGATAATGATGATGATATAAACCCCGGCGACACTGAATCAGGCACTGATGAGTGCAGTGATGGAGAAGATAATGACTGTGATGGTGACACTGACAAACAGGATTCCGGATGCAAGACGACTTCATCATCAGGCGGAGGCGGTGGTGGAGGAAGCAGTGGTTTGCCTTCTGACAAGAAAGAGCAGATCTTCAGCAAGATACTTGCGGACACCTGGGAGGATATGACCTTCAGCTCAAATGATATGGCTTATACCAAGGTGGAGTTCAAGCCTAACAAGGAGCTTTCGAATGTCGCATTGAGGGTTTTCTCTTATAATGGTGCACCTGATGGAGTCGCTCCCCTGAAGAATGCCTACCAGTATCTTTTCATGAAGACAACCAATTTTGATGATGATGACCTAACTGAGACCCAGATAACTTTCAGGGTGAAGAAGAGCTGGGTACCGTCAGATCATAAGCCTGAGGACATAAGCCTTTTCAGGATGGTTGATGATGAATGGGTCGGGCTGGACACTTCGCAGTTCAGCTCTGATGCATATTATTATCATTACAGTGCAGCACCCCCGGGTTTCTCTTATTTCTGTATTGCTGGGAAACAGGATGATCCTCCTGCAGCTGCAGTGGCTCTGAAGTCTGATGGCAATGATTCTGATGTCGGCGCTTCCTCTAATGCCACAGCCAATTCATCCATGAATAATGTCTCTGGCAATGCTGTCAGGGACGGATGGCATCTCAGCTGGCCGGGTTTCACTTTCAAGCCCATTACCTGGATGATTGTTTTCCTGGTGCTGATTGTCGTCGGAATCTTGTCTTATTTTGTCTATGAGCAAAAGATGACCCCGAAAGATGAGAAAGAGTTCAAGAACCGGGATCTCTCTTCCAAGATCAGCATAAGGGAGACCACTGTCCCTCCCA